The proteins below are encoded in one region of Leishmania major strain Friedlin complete genome, chromosome 7:
- a CDS encoding topoisomerase-related function protein-like protein gives MKRRGGRVVSSKSTVVGASSAAVTPEAPGLSAAVNGHDASVAAAATAAAAASLSPSVTSPATPVARDEPRSSGNPVGSASAAVMDVPTPTLTIPTLDIFARFQSKRGDFDEDWLLLQEDPSARDETPRIAAHVADKLRRHQAQLGAHRAAAAADRSRQDKDRVVPVRVAAKTVSSVSGDSLDTVATEGPRQARRQRRPETYDSAEDSGSDGAGADADIGTVAADYDGDDSDEYVPEDRTASQYKRPKNTKKAAAKDEGSAGVALSGGSPSVSTPVERTAAAAAEAASVNPLTRLSEGGEQLDVEAEHEGLTGDYLNFRLTSATGSRALDADALQATVHLQPSVSRGEKRNVHDRRSSRSQEQRRQTPPSPQQMEQDCVLVVPLWSITRMEQHGGYCSASPLIALHQEVTDLVDYLRPTEAEVTMRRYIEKDIGRLADRLWPGSSVLVYGSMYTHLLLPLSDLDITLLDVPVSAEEALTSLAKEISSAGMCENVYPQVILKTKVPLIKFVHKGSLIDVDISVGAVDGKRNSECIVQYMNMYPEALPLTLVVKYFVMQRGMHEPYYGGLGSYAATLLVVAFLRQHPIYTTQPEKRTMTGLGRLLVDFFRMCGQHWNYRRVAVCLTNYAVPSNADDAMAVDVHDEGDFRIRADCGGRMQSPVLASPPRGPMGPAQVWIEDPVDASNNAASSLRFFHSLSAMFSYAYLALTADFDRAAADAGRPSSPAPSSPAPSSSPSSNDISRRPTLLSRIFHADAEMVYRRRAVAAAYKRLSAEVPAYMKEVQDFRRDEDVAMLQGNGDGVAHSWRARRLRRREGDPVPFPQQRRVTSLEERLVLSQLRESSSPPPPASEVGTKRRQREAEDEMSRRKVQRNRRQDTVLPSRSSSPSSSCTTGSESHASSVRVDVSRRTERSRKLRQ, from the coding sequence ATgaagcgccgcggcggccgtgtcGTGAGCTCCAAGAGCACCGTGGTTGGCGCGTCAAGTGCTGCTGTCACTCCCGAAGCGCCAGGTCTTTCTGCTGCTGTCAATGGCCATGACGCatccgtcgccgccgccgctactgccgctgctgctgcgtcgctgtCACCATCTGTGACGTCACCAGCAACACCAGTCGCGCGAGATGAGCCGCGGAGTTCGGGTAATCCTGTGGGTAGCGCGAGCGCCGCAGTGATGGATGTGCCGACGCCGACACTGACGATACCGACGCTCGACATCTTCGCGCGCTTTCAAAGCAAGCGGGGCGATTTTGATGAGGACTGGCTCCTGCTCCAGGAGGATCCCTCCGCGAGGGATGAGACGCCTCGGATCGCCGCGCACGTCGCGGACAAGCTTCGTCGTCACCAGGCGCAGCTTGGCGCTcaccgtgccgccgctgcagcggatcGGAGTCGGCAGGACAAAGACCGAGTCGTGCCAGTGCGTGTTGCAGCGAAGACGGTGagctccgtcagcggcgacagcCTCGACACCGTTGCGACGGAGGGTCCACGGCAGGcacgccgtcagcgccgtccCGAAACCTATGATTCTGCCGaggacagcggcagcgacggcgcaggcgctgacgCGGACATCGGTACGGTTGCCGCTGACTACGACGGCGATGATAGCGACGAGTACGTGCCGGAGGATCGCACGGCGTCGCAGTACAAGCGGCCAAAAAATACAAAGAAGGCGGCCGCAAAAGATGAGGGATCCGCGGGCGTGGCTCTCAGTGGCGGCTCCCCGTCTGTGAGTACGCCTGTGgagcgcactgctgctgctgctgctgaggcagCTTCCGTGAACCCACTCACACGCTTATCGGAGGGCGGGGAGCAGCTGGATGTGGAGGCCGAGCACGAAGGCCTCACTGGGGACTACCTGAACTTTCGACTCACTTCCGCGACAGGAAGTAGAGCGCTCGACGCCGATGCACTGCAGGCGACCGTGCACCTGCAGCCGTCTGTCTCTCGCGGCGAGAAACGCAACGTGCACGACCGCAGATCCTCTCGCAGccaggagcagcggcgtcagacaccaccatcaccgcagcAGATGGAGCAAGATtgtgtgctggtggtgccgctgtggAGCATCACGCGGAtggagcagcacggcggctACTGTAGCGCCAGCCCCCTCATCGCCCTCCACCAGGAGGTCACGGACCTCGTCGACTACCTTCGCCCgacagaggcggaggtgacAATGCGGCGCTACATCGAGAAGGATATTGGCCGGCTGGCCGATCGGCTGTGGCCTGGCAGCTCGGTACTCGTCTACGGCAGTATGTACAcccacctgctgctgccgctgtcggaCCTTGACATCACGCTGTTGGATGTGCCCGTgtcggcggaggaggcgctcacCAGCTTGGCAAAGGAGATCAGCAGCGCGGGCATGTGCGAGAACGTCTATCCACAGGTGATTCTCAAGACGAAGGTGCCGCTCATCAAGTTTGTCCACAAGGGCTCGCTCATCGACGTCGACATTAGTGTTGGCGCTGTGGACGGCAAGCGCAACTCGGAGTGCATTGTGCAGTACATGAACATGTACCCAGAGGCACTGCCGCTTACCTTGGTCGTGAAGTACTTTGTCATGCAGCGCGGCATGCATGAACCGTACTACGGAGGCCTTGGCAGCtacgccgccacgctgctcgtcgtcgccttcctgcggcagcaccccaTCTATACAACGCAGCCGGAGAAACGGACCATGACGGGGCTTGGCAGGCTACTGGTCGATTTCTTTCGCATGTGCGGTCAGCATTGGAACTACCGAAGAGTAGCCGTGTGCCTGACGAACTACGCTGTGCCGAGCAACGCCGATGACGCGATGGCTGTGGACGTTCACGACGAAGGCGATTTCCGCATCCGTGCCGACTGTGGCGGTCGAATGCAGTCACCGGTGCTGGCCAGCCCCCCGCGGGGCCCGATGGGCCCCGCGCAGGTGTGGATAGAGGACCCGGTGGACGCCTCTAACAACGCCGCCAGCTCACTGCGGTTTTTTCATTCTCTTTCCGCCATGTTCTCCTACGCCTATCTTGCCCTGACGGCCGACTTCGACCGAGCCGCGGCGGACGCGGGGCGGCCGTCCTCGCCTGCGCCGTCCTCGCCtgcgccgtcctcgtcgccgtcctcgaACGACATCAGTCGCCGTCCGACGCTGCTCTCGCGCATTTTCCATGCCGATGCGGAGATGGTGTACCGTCGGCGGGCCGTGGCCGCGGCGTACAAGCGACTGAGCGCCGAGGTGCCGGCGTACATGAAGGAGGTTCAAGACTTCCGGCGCGATGAGGACgtggcgatgctgcagggcaacggcgacggtgtggcgcacagctggcgcgcgcgacggctgcggcggcgcgagggGGATCCCGTTCCGTttccacagcagcggcgcgtcacGTCACTGGAGGAGCGCTTGGTGCTTTCCCAGCTGCGAGAGTCGTcctcgccacctccgccggcgTCGGAGGTTGGCACGAagaggcgccagcgcgaggCCGAGGATGAGATGAGTCGGAGAAAGGTGCAGAGAAACCGCCGTCAGGATACCGTGTTGCCctctcgcagcagctcgccgtcgtcgtcgtgcacCACCGGCTCAGAGAGCCACGCCAGCTCGGTGCGCGTGGATGTGTCGAGAAGGACAGAGCGGAGTCGCAAGCTGCGACAGTAG
- a CDS encoding putative centrin produces MSIASNTPLRPSTSASNANTELSKDQLEEIREAFDLFDTDGSGTIDVRELRVAMRALGFEPRKEELQQLINSVTGGSGYEATTTRLPSAGNVNASSDVITFSQFVQIMKHKVSQRDSREEMLKAFVLFDTEGTGKISFQNLKRVAVELGENMTDAELQEMIDEADRDGDGEVSEEEFLRLMKKTSLY; encoded by the coding sequence ATGAGTATCGCGAGCAACACACCTTTAAGGCCGAGCACCTCCGCATCGAACGCGAACACCGAGCTCAGCAAGGATCAGCTGGAGGAAATCCGCGAGGCGTTCGACTTATTCGACACGGATGGCAGTGGCACGATCGACGTGCGGGAGCTGCGCGTTGCCATGCGGGCACTCGGCTTCGAGCCTCGTAAGGAGGAGCTTCAGCAGCTTATCAACAGCGTcaccggtggcagcggctaCGAAGCAACCACTACGCGGCTGCCGAGCGCCGGCAATGTGAACGCGTCCAGCGACGTGATCACCTTCTCGCAGTTTGTGCAGATTATGAAGCACAAGGTGTCACAACGGGACTCGCGGGAGGAGATGCTGAAGGCGTTCGTGCTCTTCGACACAGAGGGCACTGGCAAGATCTCGTTCCAGAACTTGAAGCGAGTGGCGGTGGAGCTTGGCGAGAACATGACGGACGCCGAGCTGCAGGAGATGATCGACGAGGCGGACCGTGACGGGGACGGCGAggtgagcgaggaggagttTCTTCGCTTAATGAAGAAGACGTCGCTGTACTAA